attcgttcgtcgagccagtcataaacacacatacacaagttgaatctgcaacaaaaaaaatcaccatatagtatttattagtagGACCGGTCTTTCTGCAAGATATTGAGAGTAAGTGGCATCccaatacaaaattttaaaagatacctttaactgtttttgagataattcatttaatatcaacttaaacaatgctcaatggaagaatagaatatatctatacatttacaactggaaagcataacaaaaaatattgcccACTGTTGCACTATGGTGTAGACTGTAAGttacgtttagagcttattacatTAATTAGGACAGAGTAAACGCTATAAATATCACTGTAaaacatcacgtatcttcagggctaaagaaattacttttttgtactttgaaaaggaaatgataatgcacattttgtaagattcattctataaaactcagcgataatgtaaacaatacacagtacagtaaaatttTACAcaggtcaatacacagtacatatatttgcaatacacagtacaccatcgacgctcatttatcatcgatttcgctgtcattttaacatttacaaagctgaaattttgcacatgttttctttgtatgtaactaaataaaacattagattcagaatttttatcacaagacaataagtgacgatatcgggagaaatgtgtccccgatctgcatttatcagatgataaatttgccattttatcacaaattttagcgttccttcataagattgactcattttacgcatATACACAGAATCCagttattaaaagtaatgctcttttcttccatagtagtataatacaatagtaaataggtgttttacttaccttgctgacgaaaaataaacacgttttcggaaaataccttatcactaaatggcaatatccggtgtacgcatcctcaccgtgatgctagaatttgttttaaaatctgcGAATCGGTTCTCTCAAGCAGAGACAAGCGTATAAAATTTAGGTATAGCTGTAAGGGTGTTATAAACTTGTGAGGGGTAAAACATTATATTCCTTTTAGTGACCTATGTTgctctttattaaaattaaaaagacttaagatttgttttgttttgtctgttaAGGGATAGACAGATTTTTGAATATCGATACAAACACTTCTCAGTAACAGCCATATTGCATAGCTTCCACCAGTGCCCTTGactttaagttttgcatgcatgcaTGTATGCACTTTGCAGCGAAATGCATTTCCTCTCTTAGATACCTATTGCATTCAACAACAGCAAAGGTTTGTCGCATTGACATGCACGTATTCCCtcctaacccttaccatgctgaatttctgtaataaacttatccatcttccaatttggatagtaccattaactgttaaaaggggtgcttaccaaaaaggtaccgGCTGAATAcacgggtgtgcaggctgatcatgatttacactggtcgcaatggcagaaccAATCGAgtccagcatggtaaaggttaacaaTTTATCGTGAATAGTGAATTCGATCATTTTGACAGGGTTTGAGATTATTTTCTTTCTAGTGTCAAGTTATGTAACTTTTATATATTCGTTTCTGGAAACTATAAGGACACACTGCATGGAGATTTTGCCAATTTGATTAGAATTAGAATTCAAGTTTAGACAAGTTAGAAGAACCAGTCATATATACTTTTACAAAAGCATGCATTTATTAAACACGAATTAATGAATACAAGTTTGATTTCGATATGCCTACTTACAAAACTGATGAGCCTCTTCAACTGTAGAGTGTGCGTGACGTTGAGAGGAGAACCTTCGGGGATTGTAAGCTTTTCATAATTACCCATCATGCTTTTCGTCAGTAGTCTGCGTGTGGATATacctataaagaaaaaaaaaacattgtctgGCACAATTTTCAGGCTTAAGTCTACTCCAGGTTATAGTCACAATGATTTATTTCAGATGTCTAGAATGTTGGTATTTCATCAGAACACTCATCTATTTTACGGGCACAGgtttaaagaaatgtttaaataatttagCCTGACATACAGTCCATGCGTTTTGGTGTCTTTTTAAAGAAGCCAATTGTCCGTTTCGTTGTCTTTAAAGACCCATAACAACTTTCCCCCGCATAAACTTCATTCACCGAAACAATGACATTGACCTCGATCACAGCCCGAACAGTGACATTCTCCATttcgaaaacctggttaaaataTTATTGTCATAACATGCCGATCAGATTccttctcccccccccccccccccccccccccaaaaaaaaaaaaacaacaataaaaaacaaaacaaaacaaaaaacaaaacaaaaacaaacaaacaaaccaaaaacaGAAGTCTTCTTTGCGATACCCTCTACCTAAATTCCGATTTGTTTAACGCATGGCCAACAGAGGGCGCGGTTACTTTCCCAGTAATATATTCACTGTATAGTTTAAACTTCTTCGTGTAAGAAATTAAGCTCAAATAGAAAGCCTATTGCAACACTAATTCGCATTAGTAGTCTTACAAGATTATTTAATTTATTCTGATTAATAAAAAGCATAGTCCTAGAACTAATCTATAAACGAGAGAAACCGCAAATATATTCCTGTTTCATGATTCTTTAAATAATTCCAATTCACCAAAACAAATGACAACccgagctaaaaacagaaagaTTCAAACAGCTCTTTTTTGAAATAGTATGtctgattttaaattaatttcacaaaAGTTTCTCTTGAAGGCATTCtatttagattttcaaataataatagAAGTGTTCTTTGCGATACcgtctaccaagattgctcattccgatttgtcaaaaaaaaacaaaactgcttAAATGTTTCTTTGGTAACCTTCTACACTGATTGTTCTGCTTTGTCATAATGTCTTACGAAAAGTTTAagttgaaaaagatttttttacagaagTGTTCATTTAGTGATTATAAAGGTTTTGTTTGTCAACAAACATGACTACAATAGGGCGTTGTCATTTTAAACTGTATTTGTATAGAGGCAACTTTACAGTATTCACGTGAAAATTGTTGGTTGAAAAAGTCCGACATAAATGTTTCTTAAATGATCATAAAAGAAGATTCGATCAGTCAAAGGCAAGAACATTAGATGTATTTTTGTCAGAAACCACTAAACCAGTTTTACATGATTTTAGAATTTTCCCCTTGAGACCCTCTTATAAAGCTGTCAATCCATCTTTGTTGAATTTCCTAAGTGGTTAGATGGAATACTTGATGAATTTTCGTCTTTGAATATATGGACAAAAAGGTTTCTACGGCGAAATTAATTGTCCCACAATATCTTGGCTTAAGTGGGgtttaatgacaaaatttgcaTCCTTGTCTTTCTAAAGGCTTGCTAAattaatattttgacaaacttAGTGAGGTTTTCGCAAAATGCCATCCACTTTCAAAACAGGCATTTACAATAGGCGGAAAAGAGTTCCGACaacaatattgaataaaaattatGAGCAATAGATATACCGGTAACTTAATCAAAATGTTGCTTACATAGTTTCCATCATACATTCCTGTATTCTATGCAGAATAATTACGCATAGCCAACTCTTCTGTCATGTGATCAGTTTTACTTTAAATGTCTAAAAATGCCGCACGAAGTGTTTCGGAATAAAGTTTGAAAAAGGTTTGAATAGTCCTCCTAAATTAAGTAATATATTGTTGTTACGTACGACCCACCGCCGCTTTAAACATGAATATATCGTGTATTTATTTTGAAGAGAAAACTTAAACGAAAATTCTTAATTAATGAATTAAAAATTCATTGGTTCACGTGTTtcataaaaagaagaaatttggATTGAGAGACGAACGTTTGTTTCAAGATTTTCTAGAtcttttttcgtgttataattttgtcattcttattagcccaccatcatcagatggtggacttttcaaatcactctgcttccgtggtccgtcgtccttccgtccgtccttccgcccgttaacaatttctcttatcgcatctcctcagaaactactagggagattttgaccaaactttgtcagaatgatgtattggtaccgtagttgtgtccccctgaaaatcagactggttcaacaatttttgagtgagttatggtcctttgtttatttctataatttacatagatttatataggggaaaactttaaaaaatcttcttgttcaaaacaacagagcctagggctttgatatttggtatgaagcatcatctagtggtcctctacaaagatgattcaaattatttccctggggtctaatatggccccgccccgggggtcacatggtttatatagacttataaagagagaaactttgaaaaacctcttgtccaaaaccacagggcctagggctttgatattttgtatgtgacatcatctagtattattcaaattatccccttagtgTCAAATATGgacccaccccgggggtcacatggttcatatagacttatatagggaaaaactttgaaaatcttcttgtccaaaccacaaagcctagggctttgatatttgtattgtagcatcatctagtggttctctaccaagtttgttcaaattatccccctagtgtcaaatatggctccgccccggggggtcacatggttcatatagacttatacagggaaaagcttttaaaatcttcttgtcaataacctacaacattcaaatttggaccacatgtatggttttgagtggcaagatgaaccttgacatgagttgaccttgattttgacctagtgaccactTGCATAGCTTTGTGCaacgaaaaaaactttgaccttgacattgacctagtgacctactttcacatttttgaaggtacaggcttcaaatttggaccacatgtttagtttcgtgttccgaaatgaaatttggccttgattttgacctagtgacctactttcacatttctcaagctacagcattcaaatttggaccacatgcatagttttgtataccgaaacaaattttgacctttacattgacctagtgacctactttcacatttttgaaggtacatgcttcaaatttggagcacatgcatagttctgtgttccgaaataaaatttgatcttgattttgacctagtgacctactttcacatttctcaagctacagccttcaaatttggaccacttgcatagttttgtgtaccgaaatgaactttgaccttaagattgacctagtgacctactttcacatttctgtagctactggcttcaaatttagaccacatgcgtaggattgtgtaccgaaacaaactttgaccttgacattgacctagtgacctactttcacatttttgaaggtacaggcttcaaatctggaccacatgcatagatttgtgttctgaaatgaaatttgaccttgattttgacctagtgacctacttgcacatttctcaagctacagccttcaaatttggaccacatgcatagttttgtgtaccgaaataaactttgaccttcagattgacctagtgacctactttcaaatttctcaaactacagccttcaaacttgatgcacatgcatagttttgtgtacaaagaactttgtccttgaaattgatctagtgacctactttcacattactcaagctacagctttcaaattttgaccacatgcatggaccacatgcacattGTTGTGTACGGACATGAAATTTGACcatgagctagtcaataagtcttgaaatttggaacactcaaaaatggcacattggtgggcgccaagatcactctgtaatctcttgtttaTCATGTTTTAAGCGCAAAAGACTTAATGTATACTTTAGCATCCACGAAAACAACTTGTTTGGCAAGCTAATGTTCTTTTtatccaaatatttttttaagaatattttttttgcacAGCCTTCGCTttctacaaactttttttttcatcaaaaacttACACGAATACCTCAAAACCAGAAACGcaaatttaattatttctattttcatcaaACTGCACGAATATCTTTGCCAAACTTGGGTTTTATGGCAAGCTTTGCTTCTTTGTCTATAATATGTTCgcaaataacttatttttagcAAAGTTGGTAAAGTCGTAAATACctgtttcctttttttattggcctgattttcgaagaaaaatccggCTTGTAGATTAGGTGGATGGATGGGCGGATGGATGGAATAATGAGTCTcgtgttaacctttttgttcattcaatatctggacaggtatttcacctaggaccttgacaCTTCacaggtatgttggtcttgatatTTATATGACCCCCTACTGATTTCAGGGTtactaggttaaaggtcaaagtcacagtgacctgaacatttgaaaataatttctgcATGATATCTGGACAAGtgtttcacctaggaccttgaaacttcgtAGGTATGTAGATGTTGATATGTATATTAACCCTATTGATTCCAGGGTCactgggttaaaggtcaaggtcacagggacctgaacatgttaacctttttgttcactcaatatctggacaagtatttcaccaaGGATCTTAAAACCTTATAGATATGTTgttcttgatgtgtacatgacctcTACCGATTTcgaggtcactggatcaaaggtcaaggtcacagggacctgaacattgaaaatggtttccgctcaatatctggacaagtatttcacctaggaccttgaaacttcgtaggtatgttggtcttgatgtgtacctGACCCCCATTGATTTCAGAGCAAAAGGTCATGGCTCATGGTCACAAGGATATAAacactgaaaataatttttttactttttttttacaccaatttatttctttaatttcaatttcattttgtacctgtctttttctctctctctcccccccccccccccctcgttTCTCCTTCAATATTGCTTATTAATTTGGGGGTTATTTATTGTCCGTcattattagaactttaactcattatcacctaattCGGAAACCCGACCAAAACGCCGTCAGGCGTTACCTGCTTGTTAAACACGAAATGATCGGAAATAGCTTAGCCCATAGACTTCATATCTTTGACAATGGAAGCGATATTCTCTTTTTAGTTTCCGTACATTTTTCTTTGTCTGATCGACATGTCAAAATGAGAGAATTTGCCAAACGAGTAATGAAACAATATCAACAGGCAGCGGTTTATGAACATTACTGGGTTTTATTCTTATTTGTTCAGGTTTactttcaacttttatattcGAAGACTGATCGTCAGTATATTGCATCAGCTCCTGTAACTCATGTTAAACAGAAAAATTCTATCAAACATGCTGTTTAGGATATAAATTCTAATATACTGAATTACAGTTTTTCGACATGACACCTTATTACCAAATTTATGATCACGTAAatagagggtatttgtttgtttcagtgtaagattgaaatatctttcatgagtgaacaccagatgcataACGAAGAGTGAAAATGTAATAAGTGGTGTTcaaagtgaaagatattttgatcttacatgtaaaaacaaacaaattttctttttatttcatgtttagattaaatatacccattttatattttcttactaGATCCAGagaaaattatatttgattttttttcattgtgaaaataccagatatttcACTCtcatatttcgataattcactgaaaaaaacaacaacaacaacaacaacaaaaataacaacaacaagtaATAAAATTATCAGATGCTTGATTAATATTGCTAAATGATACCTACCATATACATGAGCAATGAAAAACATCAGACACACAACTTTTAGAATATCCATTTTAAAGCAGTAACCTGGACCTATGAGTATCGTCGTGGACTATGAGAATCTTCATGCCAACCGTACGAAATTGTCATAATCaaataaattggttattttaatgtcatATGCCATTTCTAAATATCACATCCCTACTTAAGCGATTGTTACAAAAGGTTACTCTCATACGTTCTCTTggtaatttatttgattaaaataattgtataaaaataactttacttaacgatgtagagacttaccctaagctcTCTTTATATAAGGGAAAGAATCTGTTTAtaaagtgaaattgttgagtgaacaacGTTTGTTAATCGTTAACCTGTGTttgttatatcaatgcaatgaaaaagtaagctatctatatTAAATGCTATGCAGGATAACACAGCcatgcatttttaaaacagtcctgaaattgtttccTTTGATTTTCTAATATtcctagatatttttcccatactttgacgcatatatatggatagcagagattgttctctttccagcagtaccTTTTTCAATATAATATGTTGTTCCTTGTGAAATTCTGCAGGTTTTGACGTTTTCAAAAACATTGTCTGTTACATTACAAATTTCCCCacttgatctttacatagttttcttttcatactgtagcaattatgcatgctttttttaGTGCCTGGAGGTAAAacgtgcatggtttgcatgagataCCAAGACCCTACAATAAAGTcgtagcggagttgtctccattattttttcaaatatttgaccccggatcattttttttttcagatcaaataactctttttcagaaaatgatattttaatttttttcagactATGTACTTTGATACAGTTAACAACAAATATATCCAAAATAGGAAGTGCCTACTCGAAGTTagtatttttagttccactgtCTAAACGATGATAGAATATCAAGTTGGCTAAAGCTAGTCTAACATATGGTGCTCTTTAGAACATATTCACTTGGAAATTCTATCCTTACTAAGTATCAATGACACTAAATACAATTATTGAGAAACGATCGACAGAAAACGTGTAAGTAATAATGAATACATTTATTATTgtagaatgttacaaaaaatgcatttttgtagcTGAGAAGTTATCCCCATGAATACAGTACGTGTGAAAATATACGTATAGAAAAGGGAGATAAGTTTAGACTACAGAATTatagtaaagtaaaaaaaaaataataaaaaaaaaaataaataaaaaatagatgttaaaaagcaagaaagatATACATCATTTTTCAAGACAGAGTTTATGTCATTTGCAAATGTTTTAAGCCCCCTTCCAGTTTTAAGCGaataaaaagggaaaatgttttttttttaattatagaaTACAGATGCTTGTTTCTTGTTTTCCgctaaaaattattttgattacagATCTTTCAAATCTATGCAAATtccatttcataaaattaaagaaattatccTATGCCGTATGCATAGATAAATGAATTGAGACCAAATACAACGGTTTCTATGAAAAAGCGTCTAATTTAATCAGCTGTAGCTCTTTACGACGGGACAAACATACAACGGTTTCTATAAAAAAAGCGTCTAATTTAATCAGCTGTACCTCCTTACGACGGGGCAAAGATACAACGGTTTCTATATAAAAAAAGCTTAATCAGCTCTACCTCTTTACGACGGGGCAAAGGGCGCAAAATGTGCCAGCCTATATTTTAAGGTTTTGAGAGAAAATGCCTAAAGTTCTACCgaacaaatataaaatgtaagatatatttttttctctcatgcACAAAATACAGTAAGTCATTGTGTTATTTCGAAGTCGACAAGATGATCCAATCCAACATTCTATCTGGTACTGTTATAATGGACATAAAACTAGAACTCTTTTATCGGTTTCACTGATTGCTTCAAATATACCACAATAGATCCAGTatacatatttgttataaaatttcaCTGGTCTTTAACAGATGCTCATTTAATTATACAATTTTCGTCATTTTTCCGCGAAAAGAAATGTTCAGAACCAAGAAAAACACACTCTGTCAGTCATAACTCATGATTAAAGCAATTCAAACATAATGCTCGTTACTGCATTTCTCCTGGTATGGatctatatttaaacaaatatatatacaactaCTTTGAATACCACCTTTGCAGTGGAGAATAAATGATATCATTGTTCAAATGagattgacatttttattttagtcgCTTTAACTGGAGCGTATATTCCACGTCTACATACAAATCTGGACAACAGGCATACGTGATGACGTTCCTCTCAACACTTGTTTCTACAACATTCCAATTTGGGTTTGTATTGTGGACTATTTCGGGCCGAGCATGAACATCAATCCGAAGATCCAAACTGTTAAGGGCACGTGTCCAGGACATGTACTTCAGAGTGCAGGTGACTTCGTTGTTCTCATACAAGGCACTGTCGTCAAAATGGCAGACGGACTTTGTGATTCTCGGAGGTATGAATGTCACGTTCCCGTCGTTGTAGAGGTGAACATGCACATCTCCAGAAGGGAAGCCGGTGTACTGCTCTGcgctaaaatattaatatataatagggttattataatagtagctcgatctacGATTGAGTTAATTTTGCCAGGAGTTTATTTCGTGTGAAAGGTTTTTTCTTTGCTAAGACGctacccattttcaaatttataaaaattgtgtGCTGAGATAACACAAAAAATTATCTCTTTTTAATAGAAGCATGTTCTGTCTATATCACAGATCGCTGTATTTAGCTTGGATCAGGTCTGCATCATTCATATGCAAAAAGGTTTAAATTATGCTTTCTGCTTTTTGATTTTTGATGTTTCTGATACAAGAATTAAGGACTGATAAATCATGTAAAACAGTTGCCATTCTAATATGATGTATCGTTTAAattaacccatatcatgctggacacgattgatattgcctttgcgaccagtgtagatcatgatcagcttgcacatccatgcagtctgatcaagatctgtactgttcgctattcagtcagtatcttttttttagcaccccttttaacagataatggtactgtccaaattgaaagatggaccaatccattttagaaatttagcagggtaagggcttaTGTAACACAATCGCTAAAGCAAAATATGTTTCTTCTCAGCGTGATCGTGATTTAGCCGACATAGCAATATAGGGTTAACGCACTTTTGTCGTGTAAGAACTTCTGCAGAATTCCGAGGATTTGGTTAGTGCAAGAGACCGTGGGGCCCACTTTTTGTTTACGTTAGGCCCGGAAAAATAAACGTCTATAATATATAAAATCTACGTAATAAAaagacttttacattttttttttcatattgactAAAATTGTAAGTAGA
This Mercenaria mercenaria strain notata chromosome 17, MADL_Memer_1, whole genome shotgun sequence DNA region includes the following protein-coding sequences:
- the LOC128545961 gene encoding acetylcholine receptor subunit alpha-like 1; this translates as MDILKVVCLMFFIAHVYGTGTVKDRGRLYNDLLTSYQKELMPDGENGGPVVVFHSLSIQRVVALEHGILTLQVWEHLQWNDPRLRWDSEDYNIRILQLPSRHIWQPDVVLSNSAEQYTGFPSGDVHVHLYNDGNVTFIPPRITKSVCHFDDSALYENNEVTCTLKYMSWTRALNSLDLRIDVHARPEIVHNTNPNWNVVETSVERNVITYACCPDLYVDVNVIVSVNEVYAGESCYGSLKTTKRTIGFFKKTPKRMDCMSG